One genomic region from Prionailurus bengalensis isolate Pbe53 chromosome C1, Fcat_Pben_1.1_paternal_pri, whole genome shotgun sequence encodes:
- the STK16 gene encoding serine/threonine-protein kinase 16 isoform X2, with the protein MCRALPYDQSTSEITVFLLLSPKCKIITLLLKPHLGRVFANWERYPPPTSSLQGIPSSMGDDRGPSLTPLAHSGFSYVDLVEGLHDGHFYALKRILCHEQQDREEAQREADMHRLFHHPNILRLVAYCLRERGTKHEAWLLLPFFKRGTLWNEIERLKDKGNFLTEDQILQLLLGICRGLEAIHARGYAHRDLKPTNILLGDEGQPVLMDLGSMNQACIHVEGSRQALALQDWAAQRCTISYRAPELFSVQSHCVIDERTDVWSLGCVLYAMMFGEGPYDMVFQKGDSVALAVQNQLSIPHSPRHSSALRQLLASMMTVDPQQRPRIHLLLSQLEALQPPALGQHTTQI; encoded by the exons ATGTGCAGAGCACTGCCTTATGATCAAAGCACCTCAGAGATTACTGTGTTCCTGCTCTTGAGCCCAAAGTGTAAAATCATCACACTCCTCTTGAAGCCACATCTTGGGAGGGTTTTTGCCAACTGGGAAagataccccccccccacctcttccctccaGGGAATCCCTAGCAGTATGGGAGATGACCGTGGTCCTTCACTGACCCCTTTGGCCCACAGTGGGTTCAGCTATGTGGACCTAGTGGAGGGGTTACATGATGGACACTTCTACGCCCTGAAGCGGATCCTGTGTCACGAGCAGCAGGATCGGGAGGAGGCCCAACGAGAAGCAGACATGCATCGCCTCTTCCATCACCCCAACATCCTTCGCCTTGTGGCTTATTGTCTGAGAGAGCGGGGCACCAAACATGAAGCCTGGCTGCTGCTACCCTTCTTCAAG AGGGGTACGCTGTGGAATGAGATAGAAAGGCTGAAGGACAAAGGCAACTTCTTGACTGAAGATCAAATCCTTCAGCTGCTGCTCGGTATCTGCAGAGGCCTTGAGGCCATTCATGCCAGAGGTTATGCCCACAG GGACCTGAAGCCTACCAATATCTTGCTTGGAGATGAGGGGCAACCGGTTTTAATGGACTTGGGCTCCATGAATCAAGCTTGCATCCATGTGGAGGGCTCCCGCCAGGCTCTGGCCCTGCAG GACTGGGCAGCCCAGAGATGCACCATCTCCTACCGGGCCCCGGAGCTCTTCTCTGTGCAGAGCCACTGTGTCATCGATGAGCGGACCGATGTCTGG TCCCTAGGCTGTGTGCTATATGCCATGATGTTTGGGGAGGGCCCATATGACATGGTGTTCCAGAAGGGTGACAGTGTGGCCCTTGCCGTGCAGAACCAACTAAGCATCCCACACAGTCCCAG GCATTCTTCAGCACTGCGGCAGCTCTTGGCCTCCATGATGACTGTAGACCCCCAGCAGCGTCCTCGCATTCATCTCCTTCTCAGTCAGCTGGAGGCACTGCAACCCCCGGCTTTGGGCCAGCACACCACCCAAATCTGA
- the LOC122481804 gene encoding tubulin alpha-1B chain-like, translating to MERLSVDYGKKSKLEFSIYPAPQVSTAVVEPYNSILTTHTTLEHSDCAFMVDNEAIYDICRRNLDIERPTYTNLNRLISQIVSSITASLRFDGALNVDLTEFQTNLVPYPRIHFPLATYAPVISAEKAYHEQLSVAEITNACFEPANQMVKYDPRHGKYMACCLLYRGDVVPKDVNAAIAAIKTKRSIQFVDWCPTGFKVGINYQPPTVVPGGDLAKVQRAVCMLSNTTAIAEAWARLDHKFDLMYAKRAFVHWYVGEGMEEGEFSEAREDMAALEKDYVEVGMIVLKGREGKRGMNTRGFLCVCRN from the coding sequence ATGGAGCGGCTCTCGGTTGACTACGGCAAGAAATCCAAGCTGGAGTTCTCCATCTACCCCGCCCCCCAGGTGTCCACGGCCGTGGTGGAGCCCTACAACTCCATCCTGACCACCCACACCACCCTGGAGCACTCGGACTGTGCCTTCATGGTGGACAACGAGGCCATCTATGACATCTGCCGCCGCAACCTGGACATCGAGCGCCCCACCTACACCAACCTCAACCGGCTCATCAGCCAGATCGTCTCGTCCATCACGGCTTCCCTGCGCTTCGACGGGGCCCTCAACGTGGACCTGACGGAGTTCCAGACCAACCTGGTGCCCTACCCTCGCATCCACTTCCCCCTGGCCACCTATGCGCCGGTCATCTCTGCAGAGAAGGCCTACCACGAGCAGCTGTCCGTGGCAGAGATCACCAATGCCTGCTTCGAGCCTGCCAACCAGATGGTGAAGTACGATCCTCGTCACGGCAAGTACATGGCCTGCTGCCTGCTGTACCGTGGAGACGTGGTGCCCAAGGACGTCAACGCCGCCATCGCCGCCATCAAGACCAAGCGCAGCATTCAGTTCGTGGACTGGTGCCCCACGGGCTTCAAGGTTGGTATCAACTACCAGCCACCCACCGTGGTGCCCGGGGGTGACCTGGCCAAGGTGCAGCGCGCCGTGTGCATGCTGAGCAACACGACCGCCATCGCCGAGGCCTGGGCCCGCCTGGACCACAAGTTCGACCTGATGTATGCCAAGAGGGCCTTTGTGCACTGGTACGTGGGCGAGGGCATGGAGGAGGGGGAGTTCTCTGAGGCCCGGGAGGATATGGCTGCCCTGGAGAAGGATTACGTGGAGGTGGGCATGATAGTgttgaaggggagggaggggaagaggggcatgAATACTAGGGGATTCCTGTGTGTCTGCCGTAATTAA
- the STK16 gene encoding serine/threonine-protein kinase 16 isoform X1: MGHALCVCSRGTVIIDNKRYLFIQKLGEGGFSYVDLVEGLHDGHFYALKRILCHEQQDREEAQREADMHRLFHHPNILRLVAYCLRERGTKHEAWLLLPFFKRGTLWNEIERLKDKGNFLTEDQILQLLLGICRGLEAIHARGYAHRDLKPTNILLGDEGQPVLMDLGSMNQACIHVEGSRQALALQDWAAQRCTISYRAPELFSVQSHCVIDERTDVWSLGCVLYAMMFGEGPYDMVFQKGDSVALAVQNQLSIPHSPRHSSALRQLLASMMTVDPQQRPRIHLLLSQLEALQPPALGQHTTQI, from the exons ATGGGCCACGCGCTGTGTGTCTGCTCTCGGGGAACTGTCATCATTGACAATAAGCGCTACCTCTTCATCCAgaaactgggggaggg TGGGTTCAGCTATGTGGACCTAGTGGAGGGGTTACATGATGGACACTTCTACGCCCTGAAGCGGATCCTGTGTCACGAGCAGCAGGATCGGGAGGAGGCCCAACGAGAAGCAGACATGCATCGCCTCTTCCATCACCCCAACATCCTTCGCCTTGTGGCTTATTGTCTGAGAGAGCGGGGCACCAAACATGAAGCCTGGCTGCTGCTACCCTTCTTCAAG AGGGGTACGCTGTGGAATGAGATAGAAAGGCTGAAGGACAAAGGCAACTTCTTGACTGAAGATCAAATCCTTCAGCTGCTGCTCGGTATCTGCAGAGGCCTTGAGGCCATTCATGCCAGAGGTTATGCCCACAG GGACCTGAAGCCTACCAATATCTTGCTTGGAGATGAGGGGCAACCGGTTTTAATGGACTTGGGCTCCATGAATCAAGCTTGCATCCATGTGGAGGGCTCCCGCCAGGCTCTGGCCCTGCAG GACTGGGCAGCCCAGAGATGCACCATCTCCTACCGGGCCCCGGAGCTCTTCTCTGTGCAGAGCCACTGTGTCATCGATGAGCGGACCGATGTCTGG TCCCTAGGCTGTGTGCTATATGCCATGATGTTTGGGGAGGGCCCATATGACATGGTGTTCCAGAAGGGTGACAGTGTGGCCCTTGCCGTGCAGAACCAACTAAGCATCCCACACAGTCCCAG GCATTCTTCAGCACTGCGGCAGCTCTTGGCCTCCATGATGACTGTAGACCCCCAGCAGCGTCCTCGCATTCATCTCCTTCTCAGTCAGCTGGAGGCACTGCAACCCCCGGCTTTGGGCCAGCACACCACCCAAATCTGA
- the TUBA4A gene encoding tubulin alpha-4A chain translates to MRECISVHVGQAGVQMGNACWELYCLEHGIQPDGQMPSDKTIGGGDDSFTTFFCETGAGKHVPRAVFVDLEPTVIDEIRNGPYRQLFHPEQLITGKEDAANNYARGHYTIGKEIIDPVLDRIRKLSDQCTGLQGFLVFHSFGGGTGSGFTSLLMERLSVDYGKKSKLEFSIYPAPQVSTAVVEPYNSILTTHTTLEHSDCAFMVDNEAIYDICRRNLDIERPTYTNLNRLISQIVSSITASLRFDGALNVDLTEFQTNLVPYPRIHFPLATYAPVISAEKAYHEQLSVAEITNACFEPANQMVKCDPRHGKYMACCLLYRGDVVPKDVNAAIAAIKTKRSIQFVDWCPTGFKVGINYQPPTVVPGGDLAKVQRAVCMLSNTTAIAEAWARLDHKFDLMYAKRAFVHWYVGEGMEEGEFSEAREDMAALEKDYEEVGIDSYEDEDEGEE, encoded by the exons ATG CGTGAATGCATCTCAGTTCATGTGGGGCAAGCAGGTGTCCAGATGGGCAATGCCTGTTGGGAGCTCTACTGCCTGGAACATGGGATTCAGCCTGATGGGCAGATGCCCAGTGACAAGACCATCGGTGGAGGGGACGACTCCTTTACCACCTTCTTCTGTGAAACCGGTGCTGGAAAGCATGTGCCACGGGCAGTGTTTGTGGATCTGGAGCCCACTGTGATTG ATGAGATCCGAAATGGCCCATACCGGCAGCTCTTCCACCCAGAGCAGCTCATCACTGGGAAGGAGGATGCCGCCAACAACTATGCCCGTGGTCACTATACCATTGGCAAGGAGATCATTGACCCCGTACTGGACCGGATCCGCAAGCTG TCTGACCAGTGCACAGGACTTCAGGGCTTCCTGGTGTTCCACAGCTTCGGAGGGGGCACCGGCTCGGGCTTCACCTCACTCCTGATGGAGCGGCTCTCGGTTGACTACGGCAAGAAATCCAAGCTGGAGTTCTCCATCTACCCCGCCCCCCAGGTGTCCACGGCCGTGGTGGAGCCCTACAACTCCATCCTGACCACCCACACCACCCTGGAGCACTCGGACTGTGCCTTCATGGTGGACAACGAGGCCATCTATGACATCTGCCGCCGCAACCTGGACATCGAGCGCCCCACCTACACCAACCTCAACCGGCTCATCAGCCAGATCGTCTCGTCCATCACGGCTTCCCTGCGCTTCGACGGGGCCCTCAACGTGGACCTGACGGAGTTCCAGACCAACCTGGTGCCCTACCCTCGCATCCACTTCCCCCTGGCCACCTATGCGCCGGTCATCTCTGCAGAGAAGGCCTACCACGAGCAGCTGTCCGTGGCAGAGATCACCAATGCCTGCTTCGAGCCTGCCAACCAGATGGTGAAGTGCGATCCCCGTCACGGCAAGTACATGGCCTGCTGCCTGCTGTACCGCGGAGACGTGGTGCCCAAGGACGTCAACGCCGCCATCGCCGCCATCAAGACCAAGCGCAGCATTCAGTTCGTGGACTGGTGCCCCACGGGCTTCAAGGTTGGTATCAACTACCAGCCACCCACCGTGGTGCCCGGGGGTGACCTGGCCAAGGTGCAGCGCGCCGTGTGCATGCTGAGCAACACGACCGCCATCGCCGAGGCCTGGGCCCGCCTGGACCACAAGTTCGACCTGATGTATGCCAAGAGGGCCTTTGTGCACTGGTACGTGGGCGAGGGCATGGAGGAGGGGGAGTTCTCTGAGGCCCGGGAGGATATGGCTGCCCTGGAGAAGGATTACGAGGAGGTGGGCATCGACTCCTATGAGGACGAGGATGAGGGAGAAGAATAG
- the STK16 gene encoding serine/threonine-protein kinase 16 isoform X3 gives MGHALCVCSRGTVIIDNKRYLFIQKLGEGGFSYVDLVEGLHDGHFYALKRILCHEQQDREEAQREADMHRLFHHPNILRLVAYCLRERGTKHEAWLLLPFFKRGTLWNEIERLKDKGNFLTEDQILQLLLGICRGLEAIHARGYAHRDLKPTNILLGDEGQPVLMDLGSMNQACIHVEGSRQALALQSLGCVLYAMMFGEGPYDMVFQKGDSVALAVQNQLSIPHSPRHSSALRQLLASMMTVDPQQRPRIHLLLSQLEALQPPALGQHTTQI, from the exons ATGGGCCACGCGCTGTGTGTCTGCTCTCGGGGAACTGTCATCATTGACAATAAGCGCTACCTCTTCATCCAgaaactgggggaggg TGGGTTCAGCTATGTGGACCTAGTGGAGGGGTTACATGATGGACACTTCTACGCCCTGAAGCGGATCCTGTGTCACGAGCAGCAGGATCGGGAGGAGGCCCAACGAGAAGCAGACATGCATCGCCTCTTCCATCACCCCAACATCCTTCGCCTTGTGGCTTATTGTCTGAGAGAGCGGGGCACCAAACATGAAGCCTGGCTGCTGCTACCCTTCTTCAAG AGGGGTACGCTGTGGAATGAGATAGAAAGGCTGAAGGACAAAGGCAACTTCTTGACTGAAGATCAAATCCTTCAGCTGCTGCTCGGTATCTGCAGAGGCCTTGAGGCCATTCATGCCAGAGGTTATGCCCACAG GGACCTGAAGCCTACCAATATCTTGCTTGGAGATGAGGGGCAACCGGTTTTAATGGACTTGGGCTCCATGAATCAAGCTTGCATCCATGTGGAGGGCTCCCGCCAGGCTCTGGCCCTGCAG TCCCTAGGCTGTGTGCTATATGCCATGATGTTTGGGGAGGGCCCATATGACATGGTGTTCCAGAAGGGTGACAGTGTGGCCCTTGCCGTGCAGAACCAACTAAGCATCCCACACAGTCCCAG GCATTCTTCAGCACTGCGGCAGCTCTTGGCCTCCATGATGACTGTAGACCCCCAGCAGCGTCCTCGCATTCATCTCCTTCTCAGTCAGCTGGAGGCACTGCAACCCCCGGCTTTGGGCCAGCACACCACCCAAATCTGA
- the STK16 gene encoding serine/threonine-protein kinase 16 isoform X4: MCRALPYDQSTSEITVFLLLSPKCKIITLLLKPHLGRVFANWERYPPPTSSLQGIPSSMGDDRGPSLTPLAHSGFSYVDLVEGLHDGHFYALKRILCHEQQDREEAQREADMHRLFHHPNILRLVAYCLRERGTKHEAWLLLPFFKRGTLWNEIERLKDKGNFLTEDQILQLLLGICRGLEAIHARGYAHRDLKPTNILLGDEGQPVLMDLGSMNQACIHVEGSRQALALQSLGCVLYAMMFGEGPYDMVFQKGDSVALAVQNQLSIPHSPRHSSALRQLLASMMTVDPQQRPRIHLLLSQLEALQPPALGQHTTQI; encoded by the exons ATGTGCAGAGCACTGCCTTATGATCAAAGCACCTCAGAGATTACTGTGTTCCTGCTCTTGAGCCCAAAGTGTAAAATCATCACACTCCTCTTGAAGCCACATCTTGGGAGGGTTTTTGCCAACTGGGAAagataccccccccccacctcttccctccaGGGAATCCCTAGCAGTATGGGAGATGACCGTGGTCCTTCACTGACCCCTTTGGCCCACAGTGGGTTCAGCTATGTGGACCTAGTGGAGGGGTTACATGATGGACACTTCTACGCCCTGAAGCGGATCCTGTGTCACGAGCAGCAGGATCGGGAGGAGGCCCAACGAGAAGCAGACATGCATCGCCTCTTCCATCACCCCAACATCCTTCGCCTTGTGGCTTATTGTCTGAGAGAGCGGGGCACCAAACATGAAGCCTGGCTGCTGCTACCCTTCTTCAAG AGGGGTACGCTGTGGAATGAGATAGAAAGGCTGAAGGACAAAGGCAACTTCTTGACTGAAGATCAAATCCTTCAGCTGCTGCTCGGTATCTGCAGAGGCCTTGAGGCCATTCATGCCAGAGGTTATGCCCACAG GGACCTGAAGCCTACCAATATCTTGCTTGGAGATGAGGGGCAACCGGTTTTAATGGACTTGGGCTCCATGAATCAAGCTTGCATCCATGTGGAGGGCTCCCGCCAGGCTCTGGCCCTGCAG TCCCTAGGCTGTGTGCTATATGCCATGATGTTTGGGGAGGGCCCATATGACATGGTGTTCCAGAAGGGTGACAGTGTGGCCCTTGCCGTGCAGAACCAACTAAGCATCCCACACAGTCCCAG GCATTCTTCAGCACTGCGGCAGCTCTTGGCCTCCATGATGACTGTAGACCCCCAGCAGCGTCCTCGCATTCATCTCCTTCTCAGTCAGCTGGAGGCACTGCAACCCCCGGCTTTGGGCCAGCACACCACCCAAATCTGA